One window from the genome of Hypanus sabinus isolate sHypSab1 chromosome 16, sHypSab1.hap1, whole genome shotgun sequence encodes:
- the LOC132405811 gene encoding cortexin-1-like, giving the protein MNNAATMNDMSTVDDELLASTSMYLSGDSTYSVPMGAEQKTVFAFVIFLLVFLIILVVRCFRILLDPYSRMPASSWSDGKDGLERGQFDYALV; this is encoded by the coding sequence ATGAATAATGCTGCCACAATGAATGACATGTCTACAGTAGATGATGAACTGTTGGCTTCTACATCCATGTACCTCAGTGGGGACTCCACTTACTCGGTTCCAATGGGGGCGGAACAAAAAACCGTATTTGCATTTGTAATTTTCTTATTGGTTTTCCTGATAATCCTGGTGGTCCGATGTTTTCGGATATTATTGGACCCCTATAGCAGGATGCCTGCTTCGTCGTGGTCTGATGGTAAAGATGGGCTGGAGAGGGGACAGTTTGACTATGCCCTGGTGTGA